Proteins encoded by one window of Arachis ipaensis cultivar K30076 chromosome B04, Araip1.1, whole genome shotgun sequence:
- the LOC107636499 gene encoding uncharacterized protein LOC107636499, producing the protein MSQDIIELKAFKEEVNSNLQNQGAAIQKLENQILYLTKQAPGTSGSHAVKAIAREEYKAITLRSGKNLKEISRETTEDEAKENVKDKEQGQSVTPFATKEKEKEVLKPYTPKAPYPQRLMKSEKDGQFSRFLEIFKKLQINIPFAEAIEQMPLYAKFLKELMTKKRSWRNEETVLLTEECSAIIQHKLPQKLKDPGSFQIPCIIGEVMVEKALCDLGASINLMSLTMMRRMKIEKAKPTRMALQLADRTFKFPHGIVEDLLVKVGEFIFPADFVVLDMEEETKTSIILGRPFQHTGP; encoded by the coding sequence ATGAGCCAAgacataattgaattgaaagcTTTTAAGGAAGAAGTAAATTCTAACTTGCAAAACCAAGGAGCTGCCATCCAGAAgctagaaaatcaaattttgtatTTGACTAAGCAAGCCCCTGGGACAAGCGGTTCTCATGCTGTCAAGGCTATTGCAAGGGAGGAATATAAGGCCATaaccctcagaagtggaaagAATCTAAAGGAGATTTCAAGGGAAACCACAGAGGATGAAGCAAAGGAAAATGTGAAAGACAAAGAACAAGGACAATCTGTTACACCGtttgcaacaaaagaaaaagaaaaagaggtctTGAAGCCTTACACACCTAAAGCACCTTATCCTCAACGTTTGATGAAAAGTGAAAAGGATGGCCAATTCTCCAGGTTCTTGGAGATTTTCAAGAAGCTTCAAATCAACATTCCCTTTGCTgaggcaatagagcaaatgccactctatgcaaaATTCTTAAAAGAattgatgaccaagaagagaagctggagaaATGAGGAAACTGTGTTGttaactgaagaatgcagtgccatcattcagcacaaattGCCTCAGAAATTGAAGGACCCAGGCAGTTTTCAAATCCCCTGTATTATAGGAGAAGTCATGGTGGAGAAGGCCTTGTGTgatttaggggccagcatcaatttgatgtcgcTAACAATGATGAGAAGAATGAAGATTGAAaaagccaaaccaacaagaatggcccTCCAATTGGCAGATCGAACTTTTAAATTCCCTCATGGGATAGTTGAGGATttgttggtgaaagtgggagaattTATATTTCCCGCTGATTTTGTGGTGTTAGATATGGAGGAAGAAACAAAAACTTCAATAATTCTGGGAAGACCCTTCCAGCATACTGGGCCTTGA